The Gottschalkia purinilytica region TATTGCTAAACTCGCTATTGTATTAATTAATACAAGCTCCTTTATAGAAATTTTAGATTTGAAGTATTTAAATCCACTTCTTATATCCTTATATATACTAGGTTTAGTTCCTATTTTTTTATTTATTATATTTGATTTATGTGATTTGGTTCTAGTTAAAAATAAGATTATCGTAGATAAAAAGTATGATAGGCTATTAATCATAAATATAGTATTTAGACCCCAGATATCTATTATAATACCAGCTATAATTGGCCCTATGATAAATATTATTCCTTTTATTCCTGTTAGTATAGAATTTCCAATCATAACATCTCTTTGATCTAGTAAGCTTGTAATTATCTTTTTCTGAGGAGGATTATATAATATTTCAAATGAAGATAATGTTAGCATAAGTATATATATAGTTAATACATTTTGATTTGATATAAATAATAATGCAGTTAATCCTCTAAGCAAATCTATAAATGCAAGTAAATATTTTTCATTGAATCTATCTCCTAAACTACCTGCAAAAGATGATAAAAAGAAACTTGAAATGGGAGTACAAATTACAATAAAGCTAGCAGATGTTCCTGAACCTGTTAATTTAATAAGTAATGCAGCTATTGCAATAAAATGAAAAGCATCTCCAAGATTTGAAACTGTTTGACTTGTCAAAAAAAACATCAAAGACTTATTTTTCTTTATTCTGTCTGGAATCGGATTGTTAATAAGCATACTAATTACCCCCAATATTTTCTTACATAGATATTCTTATTAGAAATATTAGGGGTATATTCTAAGTTTATTTATTTACTTCTACTACATGTGGCATTGCCCTATAGGAACTAGTTCCTAATTTTTTTGTTTTAGTTGTTCCATCTAAATTTTTAATTGTTAACCATGATTCTACTATAGCCCCATCCATACCTTCTATAATTATTTTTTCCTCGCCCTCTTTTAACTCAGGATTCTTTATATATTCTGTAGGTGCCTTAAATGATTCTAGTGTTTTATGATTCCATTCTACCTTTGGAGGCTCCTCTTTACCATAAAAACCAATGTATAATCTGTTACCTACTCCCTTTGCCCATATAAGAATTGGATGTTCTGTGTTATTTTTAAACTTAAAATCTTTTGCACCATAGGCTACAGTTGCATCTTGACCATATGGAACATAAGGAACAGGCATACTATGATTATGTCTTTCAACAATCTCTAAGTCACTTAATATTGATACATTATATAAAGTAGATGCAACTTTACATACTCCCCCACCTTCAGTTGTAGATACCTTTGAGCCTATATATGTTGGTCCTTTTTGATATCCTTTAGACTCAACATATGGACCTATGCCATTATTCTGAGAAAATACTTCCCCAGGAGATACAACCATTCCAGCTAGTGAACTAGCTGCTAAATGTACATTATACTCTTCTCCTGGTAGTGGATCTTTTAAAACTGTACAATATGCGGCCAACAATACAGTCGTTCCATTTTCTTTCTGTAATCTTTTGAATTCTTCATCATTCGCCCATGGTAACTTATTAACAGTACCAGACTTTTTGGGAGTGTCTACTTTCGTATTAGTTATCTTACCTTTTGGTTGCGAACTATCAATTTTGGTTTTAATATTTTCTTCTTTTATTTTTAAATTTCCTTGCATACCTTTATTATTACATGAAGTTAAGTAAAACAAGGCTATTACTGCTAATATTAATATATAATGTTTATTTTTTTTCACCTTCATTCACCTCTATTCTAGTCTAAGATGTTTATAGTCACTAAATTATATTCTTCTATTTATGGTGAAAAATATACATTTCTCAATAACAAATATAAGACATAATAAATAAATAATAGAATAGTTATTAAATTAGAAGTGTAAGTATGTTTTACCAAACGAGGAGGACAATACATGGTTTTTTGGCTATCAATATTTGGTATGATTTGTTGGGGAATAGCTCCAGTATTTGCTAAAGTAGGACTAAATAATCTTAATCCTTTACCTGGATTAATCATAAGAACTCTGATGGCAGCAGGTTTTATTGTAGGTTTTTTGGGTTTTAATGGAAATATGCAACAAATAAAAAGTCTTCCTTTTAACACATGGTTCTTAATTGCTATCGAAGCTCTTCTTGCTACACTAGTTGGTGACCTCGCATATTATGCTGCAATTAAAAAGGGAGATATATCTGTAGTAACTATTATTATGTCTAGTTCTCCCTTAGTCACTATGTTAGTTTCAACTATATTCTTAGGAGAGCAATTAACTCCAAGCAGAATACTAGGAGCAAGTCTAGTTATAGCTGGAATAATAATCATTATGTAGTAGTCATATAAAATACATGATTATTTCCTTCTATAATGTACAATAAATATATTAATTTCTATTGTATTTATTATGCCTTATTAACTAAATTTATATTTTAGATGTAATATTTAATAATTATTTAAAAACTAAATATTAATTAGTTATAACTTTGATATTATATGGCTACTGTACCTTATTTAGTAGCCTTTATTTATGTTATGCTATATATCATACTTATTTATCCATGCCTTTTTAACAATTTTTACAAAGTTATAAAAAAGCCTACTATCTATTTTTCACTAATATATGTTAGAATAATATTAGAGTTTATAAAACATTTTATTAACAAACCTACATTTTATTATAAGTAGTAGGTTTTTCTCTGCTTGTCTTCGTTTTCTATTAGCATACTACTCTGGCTCAATTAAGATGCTTATTTTATTTACATCTTCAGACATAAAAATTAATTCATATTCCCCATATGAATCTAATTTTGATTCTTGTGATGTTTTTATAAATCCTATAAATAACTTAAAGGATCTTAGAAAACTCAATCCTTCTTTTCAAATTTTATATAAAAAAAGTGGACTAACTCCTCAGATGAAAAGAATCAAGACTGATTGATAATATAGCTCTAAAAATTTTATTATAAAAATAAAATTTTAATTATTACATTTAAAATTATTTTAGGTTTAATAAATAATTTTATAGTTAAATATTAAAAATATAGGTTAAAATTAATTTATATTTACTATTAATTAATCCTTGTTAATATGTAAACACTATAGTATAATGAGTTGATTAACTTTTGGAGGAAGAAATAAATGACAAATATAACATTTAATAATTTAGGTTTTAATAAAGATATACTTAAAGCAATAGGAGATATGGGATTTGAAGAACCTTCTAAAATACAAGGTGAAGTTATTCCTGTTATTTTACAAGGTTTTGATGTGATCGGTCAGGCTCAAACTGGTACAGGTAAAACATTAGCCTTTGGGGGCCCAATTATAAATAACCTTAATAAATCATCAGATGGTAGAGTAAGTGCGATTATTTTAACACCTACTAGAGAACTTGCTATTCAAATAAATGATGAACTTATACGTATTGCTAAGTATTCCAATGTAAGCATATTACCTGTTTATGGTGGTCAATCAATTGATAGACAAATTAAGGCATTAAAGAAACAAATAGATATTGTTGTTGGTACGCCTGGTAGGGTTTTAGATCTTATTAGAAGACGTATTCTTAAATTAAGCGGAGTTGAATTCCTTGTTCTAGATGAAGCTGATGAAATGCTTAATATGGGCTTTATTGAAGATATAGAGAAAATAATGGAAAGTTGTAATAGTGATAGACAAACTCTGTTATTCTCTGCAACGCTTCCTAGTAGAATTAAAAAAATAGCTAAGGGATATATGAAGCCAGATGCGAAACATATTTCTATAATTAAAAATCAAATGACAGTATCTAGTGTTGAACAGTACTATTATGAAATTAAACAAAAAGATCGTTTTGAATCCCTATGTAGAATACTTGATGTTGATGATCCTTCAACATCTATTATATTCTGTAAAACTAAAAAAGGAGTAGATGAGTTAGTTGCATCTATGCAAGCTAGAGGTTACAATGTAGAAGGTATGCATGGAGATATGAGTCAGAATCATAGGCTAAACACTTTAAAAAAGTTTAAAGAAGAAAATCTTGATTTTCTTGTAGCTACAGATGTTGCAGCAAGAGGTATAGACGTAGAAAATGTTTCTCACGTTATAAACTATGATTTACCTCAAGATACTGAATCATATGTTCACAGAATCGGAAGAACCGGAAGAGCTAATAAGAAAGGAACTGCATACACACTTGTTACATCAAGAGAATATACAGTTCTTAAACAAATTGAAAAAAATACTAAAGGTAAAATTAAAAGAAAAGAAGTTCCAACTATTGATGATATATTTAGTGCAAAGTATCAAAATATAGTTAGTAGAGTTAAAGAAACATTACAAGATGATAAATACAAAAAGTTTACTCATATTGCTACAGAATTAGATGAAGATTTTAGTCTTGTTGATGTGGCAGCAGCTTTAATAAGCATGGTTTATGAAAAAGAGATAAGTTATGATTACACAGAAAATAATATAGGCTCAAGTTCAAGCTATGTTAGAATATTTTTACCATTTGGACGTAAAGATAAATTAAATCCTAAGTCTTTAGTTAATTTCTTTATAAGCTCAGCAAATGTAAGTAAAGAAGATATTGGTGACATTGATATTCTTGATAAGTTTACTTTTGTCGATATATCTGATAGAGTTGCAGAATCAGTAATGAAGAAATGCTCTGGTAAAAAACTATGTGGTAAAAAAGTAAGAATGGAATTTGCTAATAATAAGTAAATCTATATTTAATGCAAGCTTTAATATATATATTAAAACTTGCATTTATTTTGTTTAAGCTATTTTATTATTCTATAAATCAGATATCCTGTATAAAAGTACACCTCTCTAATAAGAAATTCTCCTTTACTTTTTAAGCTTCTATATTTTGTTGTAGGCGTTGGTGATGAATATGCCTTTAATCCAATATCATTTGACATTATCATTGCTCTTTTCATATGTATCGGATCACTTACAATTAAAAATGATTTCAAATTATTTTCTTCTGCAACATCTTTTGCATATATTAAATTCTCTTGTGTAATCCTAGATTTCTCCTCTATTAAAATATCTGAACTAGGTATAGACTTTTTTTCAGCATACCTCTTCCCTACCAAAGCTTCTGATAGTTCTGTTTTATTAGGTTTACCTCCTGTAAATATTATTTTCTTTACATATCCATTTTTATATAACCATATTCCATGATTAATTCTCTCTTTAAAAACAGGTGAAGGTTTATTGCCCCATACTGCTGCTCCCAGTACTATAGCAGCATCTGCTCTCCTTAATTCATTCTTATTCCCAAAAGAGTAAACACTAAAAGCTGTATATATTATATAAATTACTAGAATAATAAACATTCCTAAAAAGAGTCTTTTGTAAATCTTTCTTCTTTTCATTTTATCTCCTTATATTTTAGCTATCTATTATCATATTAAGTATACTTATTATTTTGAAAGTCTTAATAGCTATACTCCATCACATCTATAGTTTTTGATACTGCTTCTTTGCCCAATAATTTATCTACAACATACAAAGACATATCTATACCCGCTGATATCCCTCCTGATAGTATTATCTTACCATTATCCACATATCTTTCATCTGATACAACTTTTATATTAGGGGATATATCTTTCAATAAATTTAATGCTGAATGATGAGTTGTGGCAGTCAGTCCCTCTAGTAAGCCACATTTTCCTACTATTAACGCCCCTGTACATACTGTAAGCAATAATTCTAAGTTAGGATATATATTATTTATCCAACTTATTATCATCTGGTTATGCATTTCTTTACGAGCTCCTTGTCCACCAGGAACTATTAAGATATCTATGTCTGGACAATCTTTTATAGTATACTTAGGATTTATACTTAAGTTATTTCTTGCATATATAGGCCCATCTTTCTCAGCAATAGTAAAAACATTAAATGAATTTTCAGCACTTACATTACTTGAAACTGAAAAAACTTCAAATGGGCCGCAAAAATCCAGTACTTCTACTTCATCAAATATCAGTATCCCTACATTTTTTGTTTTTTTCATCTTTATCCCCCTTCTATCAAAATAAAGCTAAAAATAATATGCTTGTGATAAATATTATAACGTATTTTCTGTTTAGAATAAATTTAAGTTTCTCATTTTTACCTAAAGTAAATCATTATAATATGTAACTATTAAATGATCTATTGAATATACTTAACATTGTGTCATACCTGTATTTTGTTTGAAAGGAGAATAAAAATTGTACGATTATGATTGTTTATTACAGTCTATGTATGATATATATGGAGAAGATCGTTATAGAAAACCTTCTTCTCACTATTATGAAAAAGAATTAGTAAAAACTATTCAAGATTGTGAAGCTAATTGTGAGCATATGACCGTCATGTTAAAAAAAGTTAAAGACTATAAACATAGAACAACTCAAATTAGATTATTACGTGATTGTGCAGATATTTGTGGCTTAACAGCTAAATATATTGCAAGAATGAGTTATTTTTCAAAACATATAGCTAAACTGTGTGCATATATATGTGTAGTTTGTGGAAAAGAATGTGCTAAATTTCCTGATAGAGCATCACAAAATTGTGCAGAAGTATGCTTTCATTGTGCAAGAGAGTGCAAAGCTTTCGCTATGAGAAGCTAAAGTTAGTTATATAATTATCTGTAAGTTATACTCCCTACTTATATATAAGTAGGGAGTATTTTATACCATGAATTCTAATTTTTATATTTATATATTGTTATTAAATACATATATACAAAATATACTCTATAATAAAAAATTCAGCATATTAAATATTGATTAAATAAAAATTAATTTATATTATTGACTATTATATCTGTATATCGTAATATATGGATATAATGATTTATTTGAAAGAAGGGATTAATATGAATAAAGATTTAACTAAATACAATGAAGTTGCTGAAATTCTTAAGGCTATAGCTCATCCAGTTAGATTATGTATAGTTAATGGTCTTTTAGAAAAAGGAAAATGTAATGTAAGCTATATGCAAGAATGTCTTGATACTCCACAATCTACTATATCTCAACACTTACAAAAACTAAGATCAGCTGGAATTATTAAAGGCAATAGAAATGGGCTTGAAGTATATTACACAATTTCTAATGAAAGTGTTGCTAAATTAATTAGGGAACTTGTAGAAAACATGTAACTTTCATAAGATTATTTTTTTATTGTAAATCATACTAAAGTAAATATTTAATTTTATAAAATACATTGGAGGAATATATATGAGTAAAAAAGTATTAATAGTTGGTGGTGTAGCTGGTGGTGCCTCAGCTGCAGCTAGACTTAGAAGATTAGATGAAAGTGCTGAGATTATAGTATTTGAAAAAGATGAATATATATCATTTGCAAACTGTGGTCTACCTTATTATATAGGTCAAAGTATAAAACAAAGAGATAAACTATTAGTTCAAACTCCTGAAGGAATGAAAAATAGATTTAATATAGACGTAAGAATAAACAGCGAAGTTATATCTGTTGATACAAAAAATAAAGAAATCACTGTTAATAGTAAAGAAAAAGGTACTTATCAAGAAAGTTATGATTATTTAGTACTTTCTCCTGGTGCAAGAGCTCTTAAACCTAATATTCCTGGTATTGATAATAAGAAAATTTTTACTTTGAGAAACATCCCTGATACTGATTCTATTAAGTCCTATATAGATAAGGAAGATGTTAAAAGTGCAATCGTAGTTGGTGGTGGATATATAGGAGTAGAAATGGCTGAAAATCTTAAAGAATCTGGTTTATCGGTTACATTAGTTCAATCAGATAATCAAATATTAGGAACATTTGATTCCGAAATGGCATCTTTTGCTGCTAAAGAATTAGAGGACAACGGTGTTCAGTTAGTTTTAAATGATAGAGTTGAATCTTTCGATGATAGTACTAACTCTATAACTGCTAACTTATCTAATGGCAATACATTATGTGCTGACATGGTTGTGTTAGCTATAGGAGTAGTACCTAATACAGAATTCATAAATAATTCTGGAATAAATTTATCAGAAAGTAGACATATCAGAGTAAATAGTAAAATGGAAACTAGTGTTAAGAATGTTTATGCTGTCGGAGATGCAGTAGAAATTATAGATTTTGTTAATAATGAGAAATCTTATGTGCCTTTAGCTGGACCTGCTAATAAGCAAGGTAGAATATGTGCTGATAATATATGTGGTCTAGATACTGAATACAAAGGTACCCAGGGAACTTCTGTTTTAAAAATTTTTGACTTAACTGGAGCATCTACTGGTAACAATGAAAAAAAACTAGAAGCCCTAAATATTCCTTATAACGTTGTATATGCTCATCCACAATCTCATGCTTCTTACTATCCAGGTGCTACGCCTATATCTATAAAGCTCATATTTGATAATGATGGTAAGATACTAGGTGCTCAAGCATTTGGCTACTCTGGAGTTGAAAAAAGAATAGATGTTATCGCTACTACTATGAGACTTGGAGGAACCATAAAAGATTTAACAGAACTTGAACTTTCCTATGCTCCTCCATATTCTTCAGCAAAAGATCCCGTAAATATGATTGGATATATAGCCGAGAATGTTCTTAAAGGAAATGTAAGTAATTTCTTACCTAAAGATTTAGACACATATAATAGAGAGAATACTATCCTATTAGATGTAAGAACTAAGTTTGAATATAGTAATGATCATATTGATGGAGCAATAAATATTCCCGTAGATGATTTAAGAAAACGTATAAATGAATTAGATAAAAACAAAGAAATCTTAACATACTGTCAAGTAGGGCTTAGAGGATATATAGCATCTCGAATATTAAGTGAAAATGGTTTCAAAGTTAAAAACTTATCTGGCGGTTATAAGACCTATAACATGTCAAAGTTTGTTCCTCAAAGTATAGAATTTGATAAAAGTTCTAAAGATGATTTTAAAAAGGTGGATATGAATAATATGCTAACTAAAAATATCAATAATTTAAACTATGATAAAGAATTAGATGCTTCTGGATTATGCTGTCCTGGTCCACTAATGCAAGTAAAAATGAGTATAGATACTTTAGATGATGGTGAAATTTTAAAAGTAAAAGCCTCTGATCCTGGATTTTTTATTGATATAAAGTCTTGGTGTGAAAAAACAAATAATAATTTACTCAATATTTCTAAAGATAAAGGGATAATAACTGCTTTTATCCAAAAATCATCCAATATAGCCGCTCTCTCTCCCCAACAAGATAATCATAAAGATAACAAAACAATAGTTGTATTTAGTGGAGATCTTGATAAAGCTATCGCTTCATTTATTATAGCTAATGGAG contains the following coding sequences:
- a CDS encoding MFS transporter, producing the protein MLINNPIPDRIKKNKSLMFFLTSQTVSNLGDAFHFIAIAALLIKLTGSGTSASFIVICTPISSFFLSSFAGSLGDRFNEKYLLAFIDLLRGLTALLFISNQNVLTIYILMLTLSSFEILYNPPQKKIITSLLDQRDVMIGNSILTGIKGIIFIIGPIIAGIIIDIWGLNTIFMINSLSYFLSTIILFLTRTKSHKSNIINKKIGTKPSIYKDIRSGFKYFKSKISIKELVLINTIASLAIASVNITFYSFAFDTLKVTSRNWGFMMSVFYGTNFVAMVVSIYFDKIIHKLNLLFAYMILITVSIVWLFYSLSNNLSTVILLQFIEGLVISLLTIFINTKLQIITKKEFVARIMGINDIFNNIGKLIGIGYTYAILQFRSSRFIFVLNFFILIFYVVYKSFTSKYSTRT
- a CDS encoding VanW family protein, with protein sequence MKKNKHYILILAVIALFYLTSCNNKGMQGNLKIKEENIKTKIDSSQPKGKITNTKVDTPKKSGTVNKLPWANDEEFKRLQKENGTTVLLAAYCTVLKDPLPGEEYNVHLAASSLAGMVVSPGEVFSQNNGIGPYVESKGYQKGPTYIGSKVSTTEGGGVCKVASTLYNVSILSDLEIVERHNHSMPVPYVPYGQDATVAYGAKDFKFKNNTEHPILIWAKGVGNRLYIGFYGKEEPPKVEWNHKTLESFKAPTEYIKNPELKEGEEKIIIEGMDGAIVESWLTIKNLDGTTKTKKLGTSSYRAMPHVVEVNK
- a CDS encoding EamA family transporter; the encoded protein is MVFWLSIFGMICWGIAPVFAKVGLNNLNPLPGLIIRTLMAAGFIVGFLGFNGNMQQIKSLPFNTWFLIAIEALLATLVGDLAYYAAIKKGDISVVTIIMSSSPLVTMLVSTIFLGEQLTPSRILGASLVIAGIIIIM
- a CDS encoding DEAD/DEAH box helicase, producing the protein MTNITFNNLGFNKDILKAIGDMGFEEPSKIQGEVIPVILQGFDVIGQAQTGTGKTLAFGGPIINNLNKSSDGRVSAIILTPTRELAIQINDELIRIAKYSNVSILPVYGGQSIDRQIKALKKQIDIVVGTPGRVLDLIRRRILKLSGVEFLVLDEADEMLNMGFIEDIEKIMESCNSDRQTLLFSATLPSRIKKIAKGYMKPDAKHISIIKNQMTVSSVEQYYYEIKQKDRFESLCRILDVDDPSTSIIFCKTKKGVDELVASMQARGYNVEGMHGDMSQNHRLNTLKKFKEENLDFLVATDVAARGIDVENVSHVINYDLPQDTESYVHRIGRTGRANKKGTAYTLVTSREYTVLKQIEKNTKGKIKRKEVPTIDDIFSAKYQNIVSRVKETLQDDKYKKFTHIATELDEDFSLVDVAAALISMVYEKEISYDYTENNIGSSSSYVRIFLPFGRKDKLNPKSLVNFFISSANVSKEDIGDIDILDKFTFVDISDRVAESVMKKCSGKKLCGKKVRMEFANNK
- a CDS encoding YdcF family protein: MKRRKIYKRLFLGMFIILVIYIIYTAFSVYSFGNKNELRRADAAIVLGAAVWGNKPSPVFKERINHGIWLYKNGYVKKIIFTGGKPNKTELSEALVGKRYAEKKSIPSSDILIEEKSRITQENLIYAKDVAEENNLKSFLIVSDPIHMKRAMIMSNDIGLKAYSSPTPTTKYRSLKSKGEFLIREVYFYTGYLIYRIIK
- a CDS encoding DJ-1/PfpI family protein — its product is MKKTKNVGILIFDEVEVLDFCGPFEVFSVSSNVSAENSFNVFTIAEKDGPIYARNNLSINPKYTIKDCPDIDILIVPGGQGARKEMHNQMIISWINNIYPNLELLLTVCTGALIVGKCGLLEGLTATTHHSALNLLKDISPNIKVVSDERYVDNGKIILSGGISAGIDMSLYVVDKLLGKEAVSKTIDVMEYSY
- a CDS encoding four-helix bundle copper-binding protein; amino-acid sequence: MYDYDCLLQSMYDIYGEDRYRKPSSHYYEKELVKTIQDCEANCEHMTVMLKKVKDYKHRTTQIRLLRDCADICGLTAKYIARMSYFSKHIAKLCAYICVVCGKECAKFPDRASQNCAEVCFHCARECKAFAMRS
- a CDS encoding ArsR/SmtB family transcription factor — its product is MNKDLTKYNEVAEILKAIAHPVRLCIVNGLLEKGKCNVSYMQECLDTPQSTISQHLQKLRSAGIIKGNRNGLEVYYTISNESVAKLIRELVENM
- a CDS encoding CoA-disulfide reductase; this translates as MSKKVLIVGGVAGGASAAARLRRLDESAEIIVFEKDEYISFANCGLPYYIGQSIKQRDKLLVQTPEGMKNRFNIDVRINSEVISVDTKNKEITVNSKEKGTYQESYDYLVLSPGARALKPNIPGIDNKKIFTLRNIPDTDSIKSYIDKEDVKSAIVVGGGYIGVEMAENLKESGLSVTLVQSDNQILGTFDSEMASFAAKELEDNGVQLVLNDRVESFDDSTNSITANLSNGNTLCADMVVLAIGVVPNTEFINNSGINLSESRHIRVNSKMETSVKNVYAVGDAVEIIDFVNNEKSYVPLAGPANKQGRICADNICGLDTEYKGTQGTSVLKIFDLTGASTGNNEKKLEALNIPYNVVYAHPQSHASYYPGATPISIKLIFDNDGKILGAQAFGYSGVEKRIDVIATTMRLGGTIKDLTELELSYAPPYSSAKDPVNMIGYIAENVLKGNVSNFLPKDLDTYNRENTILLDVRTKFEYSNDHIDGAINIPVDDLRKRINELDKNKEILTYCQVGLRGYIASRILSENGFKVKNLSGGYKTYNMSKFVPQSIEFDKSSKDDFKKVDMNNMLTKNINNLNYDKELDASGLCCPGPLMQVKMSIDTLDDGEILKVKASDPGFFIDIKSWCEKTNNNLLNISKDKGIITAFIQKSSNIAALSPQQDNHKDNKTIVVFSGDLDKAIASFIIANGAASMGKKVTLFFTFWGLNILRKPEKINVEKGFMDKMFGMMMPKGSEKLSLSKMNMMGMGSKMIRKVMKDKNISSLEDLIKSAINTGIELIACQMSMDVMGIKKEELIDGVKIGGVGYYLGEAEDSNVNLFI